The following DNA comes from Phytohabitans rumicis.
TCGTGCATGCCTCCAGCTTCACCAAGACGGTCTGCCCTGGTGTACGGGTCGGCTACCTCGTCGGGCCGGCGCCGCTGATCGCCGACATCGCCAAGCGGGCCACCAACCTCTACATCTCGCCCGGCATGGTGGCGCAGGCGATCGTGCACCAGTTCTGCGCGTCCGGCGACATCGACCGGTCGATCCAGACCGTGTGCACCGCGCTCGGCGAGCGGGCGAAGGTCCTGGCCACCTCCCTGCGCGAGCACATCCCGGGGGTCCGGTTCACCGAGCCGGACGGCGGCTACTTCCTCTGGATCGAGCTGCCCGACGACGTACGCGCCGACGACGTCTTCGCGGCGGCCGCCGAGCGGGGCGTCGCGGTGGTCAAGGGGAGCGATTTCCTGCTGGAAGGCGGCGAGCACGCGCTGCGCCTGGCGTACTCCGCGGTGACCGTCGACCAGGTCGACGAGGGCGTGCGCCGGTTGGCCGCCGCGGTCGAGGCGGTCCGCGCGTAACAAGTTTCCGGTGTCGGATTTCCGACAATGAGTGATCTTCGCCGGCCCAGGGTTCCCCTCGGGCCGGCGATCGGCTCACAATGCTGCGAGCGCCAATCGCTAGCTATGCGGTTGACCCCATAAGCACAACCCCCCGCCCCCACCGGCGCCGGGTGGGCCGCTCGCACCCCCCACCCCCGACGCGGCCGGTCCACCCGGCGCCCTGTTTCGGGGGTAACCCGTCAGAGCAGAATTGCGCCATGGCGGATGACGGTGTGACGCGTGCGGATGGGGGACGGCCGCTGTCGCGTACCTGGACCGATCCCGTGCGGCGGGTGATGACCAGGATGTTGAGCCCGGCGGACGCGGCCAACCGGCGGCCACTCGCGCCCTCGTCGGAGCACAGCGGGATCGTCGACTGCGCGGTCTACATCGAGGGCGAACGCCAGCCGGGCGAGTGGCACTACGCCGAGGCGCTGGCCGCCGCCCGCCGCGAACGCCAGCGGCACGCCTTCGTCTGGCTGGGCCTGCACGAGCCGAGCGAGGCGGAGATGGCCGACATCGCCGAGACGTACGGGTTGCACGAGTTGGCCGTCGAAGACGCGGTCAAGGGCGAGCAGCGCCCCAAGCTGGAGCAGTTCGGCGAGGTGAGCTCGCTGGTGCTGCGTACCGCCCGGTATGTGGGGCACGGCGAGCTCACGGAGACCTCCGAGGTGGTCGAGACCGGCCAGGTGATGCTCTTCATCGGGCCGGCGTTCGTCATCACCGTGCGGCACGGCGACGCGTCCAAGCTGTCGCCGGTCCGCGCCGACCTGGAGTCGAAGCGGGAACTGCTGGAGCAGGGCCCGTGGGCGGTGGCGTACGCGGTGACCGACCGGGTGGTCGACCTGTACGTCGAGGTCGCCGACCACGTCGAGGGCGATCTCGACGCGCTGGAGGCCGAGGTGTTCGCGCGCAACTCGCACGGCCGGATCCAGCGGATCTACCAGATGAAGCGCGAACTGGTCGAGTTCAAGCGCGCGGTGCTGCCCCTGCAACGGCCGCTGCAGACGCTGACCGCCCAGGTCAACCGGGAGGTGCCGAAGGAGATCCGGCGCTACTTCCGGGACGTCCAGGACCACCTGACCCGTACCGTCGAACAGATCAACTCGTACGACGACCTGCTCAACTCCGTGCTCCAGGCGCGTCTCGCGCAGGTCACCGTCGATCAGAACAACGACATGCGCAAGATCGCTGCCTGGGCGGGTATCGCGGCGGTGTGGACCGCGATCGCCGGCATCTACGGCATGAACTTCAAACACATGCCGGAGCTCGACTGGACCTACGGCTACCCGGTCGTGCTAGCGGTAATGCTGACCATCTCCCTGGCCCTGTACCGCCTCTTCCGCCGCAGCGGTTGGTTGTAGCTGTCCCCGGCTCCACCGTGGTGAAGCCGGGGACACGTTCATGATCACCGAACAGAGTCGGGCGCTGGCGCGGGTTCCTCCAGGGGGGCCGTGGGGTCGATGGCCTTGTTGGGGTCGTACTCCTGCCACTGCTGCTGCTTGCGGCGGCGCATCACCAGCGCACCGGCCGCCCCCACAGCAGCACCGGCGGCCAGTAGACCGGCCAGCATCGGCCAACGATTCCGCGACATGCGCGACTCCTTCTTGGTCGTGACGGACCGTGCCTTGCTGCCGGCCTTGCGCGTCGTACGGCCGGCCTCGCGGGCCCCGTCCAAAGCCGCGACGGCCAACGGTGCGAGCGCCGCCATGGTGGACTCCCACCCCTGTGACGCCGCGCTCTTGACGCGGTCGACTCCGTCGGCTGTCCGTGGACCCATGGTCGCCCCGACCCCACCCGCGGCATGCGTCGCCGCCTGCATGAAGTGATCGAAACTCTCGCCCAGTTCAGCCTTGACCAACTGGCTGCGGGTCTTGCGCCGCCCAATCCCGAGCACCGGTCTCACCTCCTGACCCTTTCTCCTCGTCATCCTGCACCTTTGGATGCCTCCGACGGGCCGGAACGGGCACATGGGAGGATCCGCATGGAACTAACCAACAACTGAGGAGTACCCGTGGCTGACGCTCTCTACGCCACCCTGCACACCAACCACGGCCCGATCCGGTTGGAACTCTTCCCCAACCACGCGCCGAAGACGGTCCGCAACTTCGTGGAGCTCGCCCAGGGCACGCGGCCGTACACCAACCCGAACACCGGGCAGCCGGGCTCCGGGCCGTACTACGACGGCACGATCTCGCACCGCGTGATCAGCGGCTTCATGGTGCAGATGGGCGACCCGACCGGCACCGGGCGCGGTGGACCGGGCTACACCTTCGAGGACGAGATCCACCCCGAGCTGAGCTTCGACCGCCCGTACCTGCTGGCCATGGCCAACGCCGGGCCCGGCTACAACAACCAGGGCACCAACGGGTCGCAGTTCTTCATCACGGTCAGCCCGACGCCGCACCTGAACCGCAAGCACACGATCTTCGGTCAGGTCGCCGACGAGACCTCCGCGAAGACGGTCGACTCGATCGCCAACGCGCCGACCTCGGCGGGCGACCGTCCGGTCGAAGACGTTGTCATCGAGCGCGTGGAGATCCACGGCGCCGGTGCCTGACAGGTACCGTCCCGCGCGCGTCTGACAGGTACCTTTGCCTGCATGAGTGAGTCACCCGTGACCGTGCCGGTCTGTTACCGCCACCCGTCGCGGGAGACATACGTCCGGTGTGTCCGGTGTGACCGCCCGATCTGCCCGGACTGCATGCGAGCGGCCTCCGTCGGGCACCAGTGCCCCGAGTGTGTGGCCGAAGGACGGCGTACCCAGCGGCCGGCGCGCACCGCCTTCGGGGGCAGTGCCGCCGGCCGTGAGGGGTACGTCACCAAGGCCCTCATCGGCCTCAACGTGATCGTCGCGCTGATCGGCCTCGCCCTCTCCGGCGCGGACTCGCTCCTCGGGGGTGGACTGTTCACCGACGCCGGCCAACTCCAGCAGATCGGCGGGGTGATCGGCCCGTCGATCACCGACGTCAACGGCCGGACCTTCATCGGCGCGTTCCCGCAGTCCGGCGACGTCTACACGGGGATCACCGACGGCGCGTACTACCGGCTGATCACCGCGATGTTCATCCACTACGGCCTGATCCACCTGCTGCTGAACATGTGGGCGCTGTGGGTGCTGGGCCGCAACCTGGAGGCCGTGCTCGGGCCGGTCCGGTTTCTCTCGCTCTACCTGCTGGCCGGGCTGGGCGGCAACGTCGCCTGCTACCTGTTCAGCCCCGACAGCCTCTCCGCGGGCGCGTCGACCTCGATCTTCGGCCTGTTCGCGGCGTTCTTCATCATCCTGCGCAAGCTCAAGCGGGACACGTCCGCCGTCATCGGCATCCTGGTGGTCAACCTGGTCCTGACGTTCGCGGTGTCCAGCATCTCGATCGCCGGGCACCTGGGCGGCCTGGTCACGGGCGCGATCGTCGGGGTGATCCTGGCGTACGCGCCGCAGGCCAAGCGGGCGTTGATCCAGGCGGCCGGCTGCGGTGCGGTCCTGCTCGCGCTGGCGGCGGCCACCGCGCTACAGGTAGCCGCGCTCAGTTAGCGCCTGGGCCACCTCGCCGGGTGGCACGCCGAGGTCGTAGACGGTGAAGAGGTGCAACGAGTCGCCCGCGTCGATCTCCAGCATCTCGGTGCGCATGCCCATGCGGGGTCGCGTGTCGACGCGTACCCCCTCGATCTGCGACCAGGCCAGGTGGCGGCGGCCGGCGAATCCCGCGACCACGGTGACCCCCGACGGGTCCGCTTCGAGCCGGACCGGCGCGAGCAGGTCGCGCGCCGCCCACAGGGCGAGGGCCGCCGCCGCGACAGCGGCGAGCCCCAGCCGGACCACGTCCCCGTCGGCGAAGAGCAGGCCGACCGCGAGCAGCGCGCCGGCTCCGACGAGCTTCACGAGCGGCAGCTTCCGCGGTACGCGCCACCTAAGGGAATCCATTTACCAGAGGGTAACGTCGGACCTATGAGGGACGCTGTCATCGTCGGCGCGGTGCGTACTCCCGTCGGAAAGCGCAAGGGCGGCCTAGCCGCCGTCCATCCGGTCGACCTGTCGGCGCACGTGCTGCGGGCCCTGGCCGAGCGCACCGGGCTCGACCCGGCCGACGTCGAGGACGTCGTGTGGGGCTGCGTGTCCCAGGTCGGCGAGCAGTCGTGGAACGTCGGCCGCAACGCCGTACTCGGCGCGGGCTGGCCGGAGTCGGTGCCCGGCACCACGCTCGACCGGCAGTGCGGCTCCAGCCAGCAGGCGGTGCACTTCGCCGCCGCGACCGTGCTGTCCGGGCAGGCCGACCTGGTGGTGGCCGGCGGGGTCGAGTCGATGACGCGGGTGCCGATGGGGTCGAGCGCGGCCGGCCAGTGGCCGTTCGGCGACGGGATCCGCGAGCGCTACGGCGACGATGGCTTCAGCCAGGGCGTCGGCGCGGAGATGGTCGCGGCGCGGTGGGGCTTCACCCGCG
Coding sequences within:
- the corA gene encoding magnesium/cobalt transporter CorA: MADDGVTRADGGRPLSRTWTDPVRRVMTRMLSPADAANRRPLAPSSEHSGIVDCAVYIEGERQPGEWHYAEALAAARRERQRHAFVWLGLHEPSEAEMADIAETYGLHELAVEDAVKGEQRPKLEQFGEVSSLVLRTARYVGHGELTETSEVVETGQVMLFIGPAFVITVRHGDASKLSPVRADLESKRELLEQGPWAVAYAVTDRVVDLYVEVADHVEGDLDALEAEVFARNSHGRIQRIYQMKRELVEFKRAVLPLQRPLQTLTAQVNREVPKEIRRYFRDVQDHLTRTVEQINSYDDLLNSVLQARLAQVTVDQNNDMRKIAAWAGIAAVWTAIAGIYGMNFKHMPELDWTYGYPVVLAVMLTISLALYRLFRRSGWL
- a CDS encoding peptidylprolyl isomerase, producing MADALYATLHTNHGPIRLELFPNHAPKTVRNFVELAQGTRPYTNPNTGQPGSGPYYDGTISHRVISGFMVQMGDPTGTGRGGPGYTFEDEIHPELSFDRPYLLAMANAGPGYNNQGTNGSQFFITVSPTPHLNRKHTIFGQVADETSAKTVDSIANAPTSAGDRPVEDVVIERVEIHGAGA
- a CDS encoding rhomboid family intramembrane serine protease, giving the protein MSESPVTVPVCYRHPSRETYVRCVRCDRPICPDCMRAASVGHQCPECVAEGRRTQRPARTAFGGSAAGREGYVTKALIGLNVIVALIGLALSGADSLLGGGLFTDAGQLQQIGGVIGPSITDVNGRTFIGAFPQSGDVYTGITDGAYYRLITAMFIHYGLIHLLLNMWALWVLGRNLEAVLGPVRFLSLYLLAGLGGNVACYLFSPDSLSAGASTSIFGLFAAFFIILRKLKRDTSAVIGILVVNLVLTFAVSSISIAGHLGGLVTGAIVGVILAYAPQAKRALIQAAGCGAVLLALAAATALQVAALS
- a CDS encoding PH domain-containing protein codes for the protein MDSLRWRVPRKLPLVKLVGAGALLAVGLLFADGDVVRLGLAAVAAAALALWAARDLLAPVRLEADPSGVTVVAGFAGRRHLAWSQIEGVRVDTRPRMGMRTEMLEIDAGDSLHLFTVYDLGVPPGEVAQALTERGYL